Proteins from one Chanodichthys erythropterus isolate Z2021 chromosome 15, ASM2448905v1, whole genome shotgun sequence genomic window:
- the tcf19l gene encoding transcription factor 19 has product MSSGVQPCFQLLRIGLCNTNNSNAHGNESSDSARDLYTFRPALSQCVFRLGRATELCDVTLESMIVSRIHAELHVERETDVSGEEGWKVQVKDRSSYGTWVNDIRLQQGLLKEIFDGDTLTIGGQSGRASPEFYFLFQKVRVRPLDFDAITVPKAGSFSSDIKNRIRTCSDRKTDPAVDISKLSINRATVILNSIGSLSKMNGSCWTFKKSEKTTSLNTPVFNALAPPTTPPPFQAIGEISSKSVPPSSKSRRKSAHTVLLEDDSSDDPAGRKDMEDGRRVQAKKRRRLYKSESEVFQPPLPKLEQNCRSQFDVSKHTGSVFNVTPNRQFNHVVNMSHTTGNSISLTPLRQQKPCLSGPGRRPRANSSPIYSSLGMGSENYNLTSPSARMNKTEKARGVISRFQASTGRRRGRPRKHPLPRPSLPSPSSSSSSSSSSSSSSSSSSSEDDEDVEVGVAQGVEPCAAAHCRLPQQDTVQWIQCDDCDAWYHLDCLPHNHNRDSLLFDPNADFHCGCHRARNR; this is encoded by the exons ATGTCGTCAGGAGTCCAGCCATGTTTCCAGCTGTTGAGGATTGGATTGTGTAATACAAATAATAGTAATGCCCATGGAAATGAATCCTCAGACTCTGCGCGTGACCTGTACACTTTCCGCCCCGCGCTGAGCCAGTGTGTGTTCAGGCTGGGACGGGCAACAGAGCTCTGCGATGTCACTCTGGAGTCAATGATAGTGTCCCGTATCCATGCCGAGCTCCATGTGGAAAGAGAAACTGATGTGTCTGGAGAAGAGGGCTGGAAAGTTCAAGTGAAAGACCGCAGCAGCTATG GAACATGGGTAAATGACATACGCCTCCAACAAGGGTTGTTAAAGGAAATCTTTGATGGTGACACACTGACCATCGGTGGCCAATCAGGACGGGCTAGCCCAGAGTTCTACTTCCTCTTCCAGAAAGTACGTGTTCGCCCACTGGACTTTGACGCCATCACTGTGCCCAAAGCGGGTTCCTTCTCCTCTGACATTAAGAACCGGATCAGAACGTGCTCAGACCGCAAAACAGACCCCGCCGTGGACATTTCAAAGCTGTCCATTAACAGAGCCACGGTCATCCTCAACTCCATCGGCAGCCTGAGCAAGATGAACGGCAGCTGCTGGACTTTTAAGAAAAGCGAAAAAACGACCTCTTTGAATACTCCAGTATTCAACGCGTTGGCCCCGCCCACCACCCCGCCTCCTTTCCAGGCTATTGGTGAGATTTCATCTAAGTCCGTTCCGCCATCCTCAAAGAGCCGACGCAAGTCAGCCCACACGGTTCTGCTGGAGGACGACAGTTCAGATGATCCTGCGGGCCGCAAAGACATGGAGGACGGGAGGAGAGTACAAGCAAAGAAAAGACGACGGCTTTACAAATCAGAGTCAGAGGTGTTTCAACCCCCTCTACCCAAACTGGAGCAGAATTGCCGATCACAGTTTGATGTGTCGAAACACACCGGCAGCGTTTTTAATGTGACACCAAACAGGCAGTTCAATCATGTTGTGAACATGAGTCACACCACAGGCAACAGCATCAGTTTGACTCCCCTCCGCCAGCAGAAGCCCTGCTTGTCTGGTCCTGGAAGGAGACCAAGAGCAAACAGCTCTCCAATATACTCTTCCCTGGGGATGGGAAGTGAGAATTACAATCTGACCTCCCCGTCAGCGAGGATGAACAAGACAGAGAAGGCGAGGGGGGTGATTTCTCGCTTTCAGGCCTCAACTGG GCGACGACGTGGAAGGCCTAGAAAACACCCGCTGCCACGGCCTTCCCTGCCATCtccttcatcatcatcttcctccagctcctcctcttcctcatcaTCTTCTTCATCATCCTCAGAAGACGATGAAGACGTTGAAGTGGGGGTCGCGCAGGGCGTGGAACCTTGCGCAGCGGCACATTGTCGTCTCCCGCAGCAGGACACCGTGCAGTGGATCCAGTGTGACGACTGCGACGCCTGGTATCACCTCGACTGCCTGCCGCACAACCACAACCGAGACTCGCTGCTGTTCGACCCCAACGCAGACTTCCACTGCGGCTGCCACCGAGCCAGAAACCGCTGA